The Gadus macrocephalus chromosome 21, ASM3116895v1 genome has a segment encoding these proteins:
- the LOC132449771 gene encoding gamma-aminobutyric acid receptor subunit rho-2-like gives MMPISLRLLLLLCCLALVSEGRKKNHSRKKRWSTPVDTHKLGQPLTKKPADGTKTRKVKTDQLLRVEDHDFTMRPAFAGPAVPVGVDVQVESLDSISEVDMDFTMTLYLRHYWKDERLAFPSSTNKSMTFDGRLVKKIWVPDVFFVHSKRSFIHDTTTDNIMLRVFPDGHVLYSLRVTVTAACNMDFSRFPLDSQTCTLELESYAYTDEDLMLYWKSGDESLSTDDRISLSQFLIQKFHTSSRLAFYSSTGWYNRLYINFTLRRHIFFFLLQTYFPATLMVMLSWVSFWIDRRAVPARVSLGITTVLTMSTIITGVNASMPRVSYIKAVDIYLWVSFVFVFLSVLEYAAVNYLTTLRDGKDRKLREKAREQAQGLPCTCGMTHARTMMLDGSYSEADANSLAGYTREPEAPDAPPEKSQERMVVHLALDTESTGATKKKGLRGFRIIQNTHAIDTYSRMIFPGAYIFFNLIYWSVYC, from the exons ATGATGCCGATCTCCCTgcgcctcctgctgctgctctgctgccTGGCGCTGGTGTCGGAGGGCAGGAAGAAGAACCACAGCCGCAAGAAGCGCTGGTCAACCCCCGTGGACACCCACAAACTGGGACA GCCCCTGACCAAGAAGCCCGCGGACGGAACCAAGACCCGCAAGGTGAAGACGGACCAGCTGCTGCGCGTGGAGGACCACGACTTCACCATGAGACCCGCCTTCGCAG GCCCCGCCGTGCCCGTGGGCGTGGACGTCCAGGTGGAGAGCCTGGACAGCATCTCCGAGGTGGACATG gatttCACCATGACCCTGTACCTGAGGCACTACTGGAAGGACGAGAGGCTGGCCTTCCCCAGCTCCACCAACAAGAGCATGACCTTCGACGGGCGGCTGGTGAAGAAGATCTGGGTGCCTGACGTGTTCTTCGTCCACTCCAAGCGCTCCTTCATCCACGACACCACCACGGACAACATCATGCTCAGGGTGTTCCCCGACGGGCACGTGCTGTACAGTCTGAG GGTCACTGTGACGGCCGCCTGCAACATGGACTTCAGCCGCTTCCCGCTGGACTCACAGACCTGTACCCTGGAGCTGGAGAGCT ACGCCTACACGGACGAGGACCTCATGCTGTACTGGAAGAGCGGAGATGAGTCTCTGAGCACCGACGACCgcatctccctctcccagttCCTCATCCAGAAGTTCCACACCAGCTCCAGACTGGCCTTCTACAGCAGCACCG GCTGGTACAACCGCCTCTACATCAACTTCACCCTGCGGCGCCACATCTTCTTCTTCCTGCTGCAGACCTACTTCCCCGCCACCTTGATGGTGATGCTCTCCTGGGTGTCCTTCTGGATCGACCGCCGCGCCGTGCCCGCACGCGTCTCCCTAG GTATCACCACGGTGCTCACCATGTCCACCATCATCACGGGGGTCAACGCCTCCATGCCGCGGGTCTCCTACATCAAGGCGGTGGACATCTACCTCTGGGTCAGCTTCGTCTTTGTCTTCCTCTCCGTGCTGGAGTACGCCGCCGTCAACTACCTGACCACGCTGAGGGACGGCAAGGACCGCAAGCTGCGGGAGAAGGCCCGCGAGCAG GCCCAGGGGCTGCCCTGCACCTGCGGGATGACCCACGCCCGGACCATGATGCTGGACGGCTCCTACAGCGAGGCGGACGCCAACAGCCTGGCGGGCTACACCCGGGAGCCCGAGGCGCCGGACGCCCCCCCGGAGAAGAGCCAGGAGCGCATGGTGGTCCACCTGGCGCTGGACACCGAGTCCACGGGTGCCACCAAGAAGAAGGGCCTGCGCGGGTTCCGGATCATCCAGAACACACACGCCATCGACACATACTCCCGCATGATCTTCCCCGGTGCCTACATCTTCTTCAACCTCATCTACTGGTCCGTGTACTGCTGa